Proteins found in one Peptostreptococcaceae bacterium genomic segment:
- a CDS encoding MoaD/ThiS family protein has translation MSILLVNGLYAKINRQLQEKDVVSIFPPLGGGWLVQLYL, from the coding sequence GTGTCAATATTACTGGTGAATGGGCTTTATGCAAAAATTAACAGACAGCTTCAAGAAAAAGACGTGGTCTCAATCTTTCCGCCGTTAGGGGGTGGCTGGCTGGTTCAGCTCTATCTTTAA
- a CDS encoding IS1634 family transposase, with the protein MYVAITGAGKARVIQFREEARIPGTKKKKTHVIKTLGNYERMLKENPDIINKLKAEAAEITKAKKEPFTPITLNIHAADITAPGDVAQSYNFGHALVKQLWKNMVLNEFFLQSSDKRNTAAVAQSLFYLVAHRCANPSSIHASASEQTAYAGIDPLGLDVLYDVLDVLAEQKESLVKHLADFFEKKTKRQGPEAFYKVTTYAFESTRWGKLRMFGFSKDHKNNEVQVVMGLLIDNNGIPITYELFPGNTMDQSTLTRSVEKLKILYHLDKITMVADRGLNSGSNLEYLCEGGHDFVISYTLKRSPNVFKELVWQGDNWFDTIDPKTSEITFRSKTIEQALEAKAPITPEESNTSKKRGRPKKYNSKQIPVKIHLTWSAKRAAKDKSDCERMLDRLKKRMDKPYQLKAAIRRGSNQFLQMELDTSDWKLDEAKIEEAARYDGYYAVITNNLELSTEQVCKIYGGLWKIEESFRILKTDLRACPVFVWNDEHIKGHFAMCFISLCMLRYSQYLLETTQQKSVSAAQIMDAIREPLALVQGEYPNNVVTPTRVSQTYLDLSSILKLPILKSNMTLTKFRSCTKLDLTINLR; encoded by the coding sequence ATGTACGTTGCAATAACAGGAGCAGGTAAAGCCCGCGTTATCCAATTCAGGGAAGAAGCACGGATTCCGGGAACTAAAAAAAAGAAAACCCATGTCATTAAGACACTCGGTAATTATGAGCGCATGCTTAAAGAAAATCCAGACATCATCAATAAGTTAAAGGCCGAGGCAGCGGAGATTACTAAGGCGAAAAAAGAGCCGTTCACCCCTATAACTCTAAATATTCATGCCGCTGATATCACCGCACCGGGTGATGTTGCGCAATCTTATAACTTCGGCCATGCACTTGTTAAGCAGCTCTGGAAGAATATGGTGCTGAATGAATTCTTCTTACAAAGCAGTGACAAACGCAACACTGCGGCCGTTGCCCAATCACTGTTTTATCTGGTGGCGCATCGCTGCGCCAACCCTTCGAGCATTCACGCAAGTGCTTCGGAACAGACTGCTTATGCAGGCATAGACCCATTAGGGTTAGATGTTCTTTATGACGTACTGGATGTCCTTGCCGAACAAAAGGAATCTCTCGTGAAGCATTTGGCTGATTTTTTTGAAAAGAAGACCAAGCGCCAAGGACCTGAGGCCTTCTACAAGGTTACAACTTATGCCTTTGAAAGTACCCGTTGGGGTAAACTGCGTATGTTTGGTTTTTCAAAGGATCATAAAAACAATGAAGTGCAGGTTGTGATGGGCTTGCTGATTGATAACAATGGAATCCCCATCACCTACGAGTTGTTCCCTGGAAACACAATGGATCAGAGTACGCTGACCCGTTCTGTTGAAAAACTTAAGATCCTGTATCATTTGGATAAGATTACCATGGTTGCTGACAGAGGCTTAAACAGCGGTAGCAACTTGGAATATCTCTGCGAAGGAGGTCATGATTTTGTCATAAGTTACACGCTTAAGCGCTCACCGAACGTCTTTAAAGAACTCGTATGGCAAGGCGATAACTGGTTTGATACGATTGATCCCAAAACTAGCGAAATCACCTTTCGCTCAAAGACTATTGAACAGGCACTTGAAGCAAAAGCTCCAATCACGCCAGAGGAGAGCAATACTTCAAAGAAACGAGGTCGGCCAAAGAAGTACAACTCAAAGCAAATTCCCGTGAAGATTCATCTTACATGGTCTGCCAAGCGGGCCGCAAAAGATAAATCTGATTGCGAACGGATGCTAGACAGACTAAAGAAGCGAATGGATAAGCCTTACCAGTTGAAAGCTGCAATACGGCGAGGTAGCAACCAATTCCTGCAGATGGAACTTGACACCAGTGATTGGAAGTTAGATGAGGCGAAAATTGAAGAAGCGGCTCGATATGATGGCTACTACGCAGTAATCACAAACAATTTGGAATTAAGCACAGAACAGGTTTGCAAGATTTACGGCGGGTTGTGGAAGATTGAGGAGAGTTTTCGAATCCTTAAAACAGACCTGCGAGCGTGCCCGGTCTTTGTGTGGAACGACGAACATATAAAAGGGCACTTTGCGATGTGTTTCATCTCTCTGTGCATGCTTCGGTATAGTCAGTATCTTTTGGAAACAACTCAGCAGAAAAGCGTCTCTGCTGCTCAGATCATGGACGCTATTCGTGAACCTTTAGCATTAGTTCAAGGTGAGTATCCGAACAATGTTGTTACACCGACGCGAGTTTCACAAACGTACCTCGATTTGTCTTCGATTCTGAAACTTCCCATACTAAAGAGCAATATGACTCTAACGAAGTTCAGATCATGCACCAAACTCGATTTGACAATCAATCTGAGATAA
- a CDS encoding sodium:solute symporter family protein, whose translation MNGMIIAVVIGLIFIAFLGFVGRKQSFDNNTGWTIGNRNMSSLTTFFLQAGGIFTSFTFLGMSGLALLGGVSSAYMPAYLILGYIGMFIMGPLVWRIAKIYNYHTNADMVGHQFSSPMLGKLVAVLGVLFFTPIVQVQIIGLGTIVSFSTGAKEAGMVSMVIATILILAFVNFAGLRGVATTAYFKDVAMIAALVIIFFGVALKFGTQDLMQTAMTKAEHLFFVAPGTKAFGINWFVSSVIISGIGLGAMTLPESWPAVLSASKSRGISKNHVLLPLYTLGTFIPIVLGFYAVNQLQVEAGQENSAILTLAAQTLPTWLMAFVVISGLACAMVPAAHCVLSIATLVSANFVPKNTGDVKKLKIGRIASAVILLLSLGMAITRPDLMANLYLLTYAGLAQLAPANILSVTRQRFIGAPALIGGMVAAECVVIFLTITKYSVFGINNGVVGLVINLIVMLVIAAATGPANRPELPKALQKY comes from the coding sequence ATGAACGGAATGATTATAGCAGTTGTTATTGGACTTATATTTATCGCCTTCTTGGGATTTGTCGGCCGCAAACAATCTTTTGACAACAACACCGGTTGGACAATCGGAAACAGGAACATGTCCTCACTGACCACGTTTTTCTTGCAGGCGGGCGGTATATTCACGTCCTTTACCTTCCTCGGCATGTCAGGTCTTGCGTTGCTTGGCGGCGTCTCGTCGGCATACATGCCTGCATACCTGATTCTCGGTTATATCGGTATGTTTATAATGGGTCCATTAGTGTGGAGGATTGCGAAGATATACAATTACCATACCAACGCAGATATGGTTGGACACCAGTTTTCATCCCCTATGCTTGGCAAACTCGTCGCAGTACTTGGCGTCTTATTCTTCACACCTATCGTACAGGTCCAGATTATCGGGCTTGGCACGATTGTCTCATTTAGCACGGGTGCGAAAGAGGCCGGCATGGTTAGCATGGTCATCGCAACCATACTAATTCTGGCGTTCGTAAACTTTGCAGGCCTGAGAGGTGTTGCCACCACGGCGTACTTCAAGGACGTCGCCATGATTGCCGCGCTTGTCATCATTTTTTTCGGCGTCGCATTGAAATTCGGTACGCAGGACCTGATGCAGACCGCCATGACAAAGGCAGAACACTTGTTTTTCGTGGCGCCGGGAACGAAAGCTTTCGGCATCAACTGGTTTGTGTCAAGCGTCATTATCTCCGGCATCGGCCTGGGGGCGATGACACTTCCCGAAAGTTGGCCTGCAGTACTCTCTGCGAGCAAATCGAGAGGCATCTCGAAAAACCACGTCTTACTGCCGCTGTACACGCTTGGTACATTCATTCCCATCGTGCTCGGATTCTATGCTGTTAACCAGCTGCAAGTCGAAGCAGGACAGGAAAATTCCGCCATCCTTACGCTGGCAGCGCAGACTCTTCCTACCTGGCTGATGGCTTTTGTCGTTATAAGCGGGCTTGCCTGTGCCATGGTGCCGGCCGCACACTGCGTGCTGTCCATAGCGACCCTCGTATCGGCGAACTTCGTCCCTAAAAACACAGGTGACGTGAAAAAGCTGAAGATCGGCAGGATTGCCTCAGCGGTCATCCTCTTGCTCTCGCTCGGCATGGCGATCACCCGTCCGGATCTTATGGCGAATCTCTACTTGTTGACCTACGCTGGCCTTGCCCAACTGGCGCCTGCGAACATACTTTCTGTGACGAGACAGAGGTTCATTGGTGCGCCGGCACTGATAGGCGGGATGGTCGCCGCCGAGTGCGTGGTCATTTTCCTGACAATCACCAAATATTCGGTATTTGGGATAAACAATGGCGTGGTCGGTTTGGTGATCAATCTCATTGTCATGCTTGTCATTGCGGCGGCGACTGGTCCGGCAAACAGACCAGAACTGCCAAAAGCACTTCAGAAGTATTAA
- a CDS encoding FAD-dependent oxidoreductase, with translation MIIAVGGQAFIPLIEGINGNSNNFKVFSAEEVLLGEQNFIDNIMKGSIMIVGGGAVGIETALFLGEKQYPHDDTLEFVENYFTNEMLLNTIPPIDITIVEAASKMGTDLGGTKWITMKALKRLGIRTLFNSKVVRYDGQMLSIEKEGNIANHAAVTVIMATGYKKSQDPIIDYCEAKKYPYTIIGDAKSPGNIGEATKAAKDCIDAL, from the coding sequence ATTATTATAGCGGTCGGAGGCCAGGCGTTTATACCTTTAATTGAAGGCATAAATGGTAATTCTAATAATTTTAAAGTATTCAGTGCAGAAGAAGTATTGCTTGGAGAACAAAACTTTATTGATAATATTATGAAGGGAAGTATAATGATTGTTGGTGGAGGAGCGGTAGGAATTGAAACTGCTTTATTTTTGGGAGAAAAACAGTACCCACATGACGATACTTTGGAATTTGTTGAAAACTACTTTACAAATGAAATGCTTTTAAACACAATTCCTCCTATAGATATTACCATTGTTGAAGCAGCTTCAAAAATGGGAACTGACCTTGGTGGGACAAAATGGATAACGATGAAAGCCTTAAAAAGGTTGGGAATAAGGACGCTATTTAATTCAAAGGTTGTTCGCTATGATGGGCAAATGCTAAGCATTGAAAAAGAAGGGAATATAGCGAATCACGCTGCAGTAACAGTAATAATGGCGACTGGATATAAAAAATCGCAAGACCCAATCATTGATTATTGTGAGGCAAAGAAATATCCGTATACGATAATTGGTGATGCTAAATCGCCTGGGAATATTGGTGAGGCAACGAAGGCGGCAAAAGATTGTATTGATGCACTTTAA
- a CDS encoding MoaD/ThiS family protein: protein MEIKVRLFAALREKRGKELTIVLSNSSTVRELIDSLGIKES, encoded by the coding sequence ATGGAAATCAAAGTCAGATTGTTTGCAGCATTAAGGGAAAAACGAGGAAAAGAGTTAACGATTGTTTTAAGCAATTCCTCTACTGTAAGGGAGCTTATTGACTCCCTTGGGATTAAAGAGTCCTAA
- a CDS encoding cation transporting ATPase C-terminal domain-containing protein has protein sequence MAIFCVVSPKVRIDPDWLKKPRQWKISGIRKFILFIGPISSIFDCLTFFIMLYVFNCWNNPELFHTGWFIESIFTQTLIIHVIRTNKIPFIQSRASWPLIISSILIVLVAAWLTISPLAGTLGFVPLPPLYWFAVTVPPLSTLC, from the coding sequence ATGGCGATTTTTTGCGTTGTTTCTCCTAAAGTCAGGATTGACCCGGATTGGCTAAAAAAACCACGGCAATGGAAAATCAGCGGAATTCGGAAGTTTATTTTGTTCATTGGACCAATAAGCTCCATATTTGATTGTTTGACTTTTTTCATTATGCTTTATGTATTTAATTGCTGGAATAATCCCGAATTGTTTCATACCGGCTGGTTTATAGAATCAATTTTCACACAGACCCTGATTATTCATGTCATTCGAACAAATAAAATACCTTTTATTCAAAGCCGGGCTAGCTGGCCTCTTATTATTTCTTCAATCCTCATTGTTTTAGTGGCAGCATGGCTGACGATTTCTCCTTTGGCTGGGACTTTAGGTTTTGTTCCGCTGCCTCCGCTTTACTGGTTCGCTGTAACTGTTCCACCGTTGTCCACCCTTTGTTGA
- a CDS encoding amidohydrolase — MNYLSNCEADIVFYNGPVITVNSKNEIAEAIAVKGNKIAFVGCEEEMKKYIGQNTKVIDLKGRSLIPGLIDSHLHTALVGANSLAIDCRSPGVSSIEDIKNLIREVVKVTPKGEWIHGWGYDDSKLAEKRHPNRWDLDEVAPDNPVVLTRVCCHISSHNSKSLELAGLADNSPDPVGGVRDRENGVINGVMKENAHMQISKISALSKEEIINAMAAANDMLVKEGITSISDSGGFGHVQMGAIQDAVEQKKLKIRLNAMIFTLTDNLPMIEDYIKVGIHTGFGNDNYKIGPLKIMIDGSSSGPTASTLEPYASNPDFSGILAMTQEQVDDIIIRAHAAGWQVTSHAVGDRAVTMIVDAIEKALKKYPRENHRHRIEHCAMINDELLDRIKKLGIVPIANPIFLYEFGDGYMVNYGKERAYKMFTAKSFFDKRIIAAGSSDCPVTFSYPILNMHLAVNRETQNGQVINADERITIEQALRMFTYNGAYASFDEDKKGTIEVGKLADLVVLSGSLYDTPIDKIRDLSVDMTIIDGDIVYQSGDGGCFM; from the coding sequence ATGAATTATTTATCAAATTGCGAGGCAGATATTGTTTTTTACAATGGACCAGTTATTACGGTTAATTCCAAAAATGAAATTGCAGAGGCCATAGCAGTTAAGGGAAATAAGATTGCTTTTGTCGGTTGTGAAGAAGAGATGAAAAAGTATATTGGTCAGAATACAAAGGTAATAGACTTGAAAGGTAGAAGTCTTATCCCTGGACTTATTGATTCGCATCTGCATACTGCCTTAGTTGGGGCAAACTCTTTGGCAATCGACTGCCGATCTCCAGGTGTATCTTCGATTGAAGATATCAAGAATTTAATCAGAGAAGTTGTAAAGGTTACTCCCAAAGGGGAATGGATTCATGGCTGGGGTTATGACGATTCAAAGCTAGCTGAAAAAAGGCATCCTAACAGATGGGACTTGGATGAGGTCGCACCAGATAATCCTGTGGTTCTTACAAGAGTATGTTGCCACATATCATCACATAACAGCAAAAGCCTGGAATTGGCGGGATTGGCAGATAATTCTCCAGATCCAGTAGGTGGAGTTAGGGATAGAGAAAATGGTGTTATCAATGGAGTCATGAAAGAAAATGCACATATGCAGATCTCTAAAATTTCTGCACTTTCTAAGGAAGAAATCATTAACGCCATGGCTGCTGCCAATGATATGCTGGTAAAAGAAGGTATTACTTCTATTAGTGACTCTGGAGGCTTCGGGCATGTACAAATGGGTGCTATACAGGATGCTGTTGAACAAAAGAAGCTGAAAATCAGACTAAATGCCATGATTTTTACTTTAACTGATAATTTGCCAATGATTGAAGATTATATTAAGGTTGGAATTCATACTGGTTTTGGAAATGACAATTATAAAATAGGTCCATTAAAAATCATGATTGATGGAAGCAGTAGCGGTCCGACTGCTTCAACTTTGGAGCCTTATGCTTCCAATCCGGATTTCTCTGGAATTCTGGCAATGACTCAGGAGCAGGTAGATGATATTATCATTAGGGCTCATGCTGCAGGCTGGCAGGTAACATCACATGCTGTAGGCGATAGAGCTGTTACAATGATTGTTGATGCAATAGAAAAAGCGCTAAAGAAATATCCTAGAGAGAATCACCGTCATAGAATTGAGCACTGCGCAATGATTAACGATGAACTTCTTGACCGTATAAAAAAACTTGGAATAGTTCCAATAGCAAATCCAATATTCTTATACGAGTTTGGTGATGGCTACATGGTTAACTATGGAAAAGAAAGAGCATATAAAATGTTTACAGCGAAGAGCTTCTTTGATAAAAGAATTATTGCCGCAGGCAGTAGCGATTGCCCGGTAACCTTCTCGTACCCTATTCTAAACATGCATCTTGCAGTTAACCGTGAAACTCAAAATGGTCAGGTGATAAATGCTGATGAAAGGATAACAATTGAGCAAGCACTTAGAATGTTTACATATAATGGTGCCTATGCAAGCTTTGATGAGGATAAGAAAGGTACAATTGAAGTTGGAAAACTAGCAGATTTGGTTGTTCTTTCTGGATCATTGTATGATACACCTATAGATAAAATCAGGGATTTAAGTGTTGACATGACTATTATAGATGGGGATATCGTATATCAGAGCGGTGATGGCGGTTGCTTCATGTAG
- a CDS encoding M20/M25/M40 family metallo-hydrolase: protein MGEIMINKLREIAASLNPQMIDFCQRIIQVPSQSGEEGAVSEVYMDEMKKLGYDEVFRDNWGNVVGIIHGTEDGPVIMYNGHMDAVTPGNIEDWGGYNPYGAVIDESLMYDWNCEKEEMTEVIHGRGASDMKCGSAAQVFTGAALIELRKQGFPWKGTFLLAAVVLEENGEMLGTIKLTEETFPARGIEIDGMVCAEPSSLRLVLGHRGRMELKVVVTGRSCHGSSPWLGINAVEKAAKLIVEVNKRISAHAKEDSNLGKSGIALTIIENEPNALCIVPDKCTIIYDRRLIPRETVSDAVAEIQSIIDDLSADDPDFKVTVEINSNVRNSYTGESESIESQKEVWIIDREHPFIRACAEGLEDIDEEVNYGYWAFSTDIPQVGVRMKKPVVGYSATQEFYVHNPIEKARLDYLKRSLLGNISMFLKLSELPKESFTTE from the coding sequence ATGGGGGAAATTATGATTAATAAACTTAGAGAAATAGCTGCATCTTTAAACCCGCAGATGATTGATTTCTGCCAGCGAATAATACAAGTTCCTTCGCAGTCAGGAGAAGAGGGTGCTGTATCCGAAGTATATATGGATGAAATGAAAAAGCTGGGATACGATGAAGTTTTTCGTGACAACTGGGGGAATGTAGTAGGAATTATTCATGGTACAGAGGATGGTCCTGTTATAATGTACAATGGACATATGGATGCTGTTACTCCAGGAAACATAGAGGATTGGGGTGGCTATAATCCTTACGGTGCTGTCATTGATGAAAGCCTTATGTACGATTGGAATTGTGAAAAAGAAGAGATGACAGAAGTAATCCATGGACGAGGTGCTTCAGATATGAAATGTGGCTCCGCCGCACAGGTATTTACAGGTGCTGCTTTAATAGAACTTAGAAAACAAGGTTTCCCATGGAAAGGCACTTTCCTTTTAGCGGCAGTAGTGCTTGAGGAAAATGGAGAGATGTTGGGTACAATCAAGTTGACTGAAGAAACGTTCCCTGCAAGAGGCATAGAGATAGACGGAATGGTATGTGCTGAGCCAAGTAGTTTAAGACTTGTATTAGGTCACAGAGGCAGGATGGAGTTAAAGGTTGTAGTTACCGGTAGAAGCTGTCATGGAAGTTCTCCATGGTTAGGTATAAATGCTGTGGAAAAGGCTGCAAAGTTGATTGTAGAGGTTAATAAGAGAATTTCAGCTCATGCAAAGGAGGATTCCAATCTTGGTAAATCTGGCATAGCGCTTACTATTATTGAAAACGAACCTAATGCGTTGTGCATCGTTCCTGACAAATGCACTATTATCTATGACAGACGCCTGATCCCTAGAGAAACTGTATCCGATGCTGTTGCTGAAATACAGTCAATTATAGATGATTTGTCTGCTGATGACCCTGATTTTAAAGTGACTGTAGAAATCAATTCCAATGTAAGAAATTCTTATACTGGGGAATCTGAAAGTATCGAAAGCCAAAAGGAAGTATGGATAATAGATCGCGAACATCCATTTATAAGAGCCTGTGCGGAAGGACTTGAGGACATAGATGAGGAAGTTAATTATGGATATTGGGCTTTTAGCACTGACATTCCGCAGGTTGGAGTAAGAATGAAAAAACCAGTAGTTGGATATTCTGCTACACAGGAATTTTACGTTCATAATCCTATTGAAAAAGCAAGATTGGATTACTTGAAAAGAAGCCTTCTAGGGAATATCTCAATGTTCTTGAAACTATCCGAGCTACCAAAGGAAAGTTTTACAACGGAATAA